The Lacipirellula parvula genome window below encodes:
- a CDS encoding FAD-dependent oxidoreductase has protein sequence MRIVIIGAVAGGASAAARARRLSEQAEIVLIERGEAPSFANCGLPYYVGGVIEQRDKLLVAPAQRLMERFRLDVRTRTEAIAIDRANRTVRLRYLENGDEYDLPYDKLILSPGAAPIRPNIPGVDLPQVFTLRELRDADRLHAAAKDAKRAVVIGGGFIGLEMAENLVHRGMATTIVELADQILPPWDAEMVSPLAAHLREKGVTLKLSNAAEAIEPADNGVVVRLRSGESLEADMVILSVGVRPENHLAVNCGLAVAERGGIKVNDQMQTSDPDIYAVGDAIETRNLVDGTPAQIPLAGPANRQGRIAADHIFGRSTRFAGIQGTAIVGAFEMAAAMTGLSEKVLRKAGTPFEKIYIHPANHAGYYPGAKQMSIKLLFEPDGGRLLGAQAVGRDGVDKRMDVLAVAVKAGMTAFDLEELELAYAPQFGSAKDPVNMAGFVASGVVRGDHPIAHCEDLPQQPGANGELVLDVRMTGEFAAGNIPGAVNIPVDVLRERLGELNREQPIIVYCQVGMRGYIATRILLQNGFNARNLSGGYTTYKQVTAARQNAG, from the coding sequence TGCGGGCTCCCCTACTACGTCGGCGGCGTCATCGAGCAGCGCGACAAGTTGCTCGTCGCTCCTGCCCAACGCCTGATGGAACGCTTCCGCCTCGACGTGCGGACGCGGACCGAGGCGATCGCCATCGATCGTGCGAACCGCACGGTGCGGCTCCGCTATCTGGAGAACGGCGACGAGTACGACCTACCGTACGATAAGCTGATCCTCTCGCCTGGCGCGGCGCCGATTCGTCCGAACATTCCCGGCGTTGATCTGCCGCAGGTCTTCACGCTCCGCGAACTCCGTGACGCCGATCGCCTTCACGCCGCGGCGAAGGACGCCAAGCGGGCCGTCGTCATCGGCGGCGGTTTTATTGGGCTCGAGATGGCGGAGAACCTCGTCCATCGCGGTATGGCGACGACGATCGTCGAGCTGGCCGATCAGATCCTGCCGCCGTGGGACGCCGAAATGGTGTCGCCGCTCGCCGCCCACCTGCGCGAGAAGGGCGTGACGCTCAAACTGAGCAACGCCGCCGAAGCAATCGAGCCGGCCGACAATGGCGTCGTCGTGCGGTTGCGCAGCGGCGAGTCGCTCGAGGCCGACATGGTGATTCTGAGCGTTGGCGTCCGTCCGGAGAATCATCTCGCGGTTAACTGCGGACTTGCCGTGGCGGAACGGGGCGGCATTAAGGTGAACGACCAGATGCAGACGAGCGATCCCGACATCTACGCCGTCGGCGACGCGATCGAGACTCGCAACCTGGTCGACGGCACGCCGGCGCAGATTCCGCTTGCTGGGCCGGCGAATCGGCAGGGTCGCATCGCGGCCGATCACATCTTTGGCCGGTCAACGCGCTTCGCCGGCATCCAAGGGACGGCGATCGTCGGCGCCTTCGAGATGGCCGCGGCGATGACCGGCCTCAGCGAGAAGGTGCTGCGTAAGGCGGGGACGCCGTTCGAGAAGATTTATATCCACCCCGCCAACCACGCCGGCTATTATCCCGGTGCGAAGCAGATGTCGATCAAGTTGCTATTCGAACCCGACGGCGGCCGGTTGCTCGGCGCGCAGGCGGTTGGCCGCGACGGCGTCGACAAGCGGATGGACGTCCTCGCCGTGGCGGTGAAGGCGGGGATGACCGCGTTCGATCTCGAAGAATTGGAACTCGCCTACGCGCCGCAGTTCGGCTCGGCGAAAGATCCAGTGAACATGGCGGGGTTCGTTGCGTCGGGGGTCGTGCGCGGCGACCACCCAATCGCTCACTGCGAAGACTTGCCGCAGCAGCCGGGCGCCAACGGCGAGTTAGTTCTTGATGTGCGCATGACCGGCGAATTCGCCGCCGGCAACATCCCCGGCGCCGTCAACATTCCCGTCGACGTCCTGCGCGAACGCCTCGGCGAACTCAACCGCGAGCAGCCGATTATCGTTTACTGCCAAGTCGGCATGCGTGGCTACATCGCCACGCGGATCTTGCTGCAAAACGGTTTTAATGCCCGCAACCTCAGCGGCGGTTATACGACCTACAAGCAAGTAACGGCGGCCCGGCAAAACGCTGGTTAA
- a CDS encoding YqjF family protein — MISAIESIDANRPFTWPARRPLLTAEWRQLAMLNYAVDRAILRPLVPTGTELDDWNGESYASVIGFQFLRTTFCGVPIPFHASFVEVNLRFYIRRRAPEGWRRGVAFIRELAPRRAVALVANLLYGERYLAVPMTHELVPGEGEVPRRLEYGWRYRGGSGRLALEPAGEALPLAEGSHEQYIAEHYWGYSHHPRGGVEYEVAHPSWQYSPGRAASFECDHVAAVYGELWVEALSGPPTSAFWADGSAVRVYAGQRIH, encoded by the coding sequence ATGATTTCCGCTATTGAATCCATCGATGCTAACAGGCCATTTACTTGGCCAGCTCGCCGGCCGTTGCTCACCGCCGAGTGGCGCCAATTGGCGATGCTCAACTACGCCGTCGATCGCGCCATCCTGCGACCGCTCGTACCGACGGGAACGGAACTCGACGATTGGAATGGCGAGTCGTACGCCTCGGTGATCGGGTTCCAATTCTTGCGAACCACCTTCTGCGGCGTGCCAATCCCGTTCCACGCGAGCTTCGTCGAAGTGAACCTGCGGTTCTACATCCGCCGGCGGGCGCCGGAAGGATGGCGCCGCGGCGTCGCATTTATTCGCGAACTTGCCCCGCGCCGCGCCGTGGCGCTAGTGGCGAACCTGCTCTACGGCGAGCGCTACCTCGCCGTGCCGATGACGCACGAACTCGTGCCGGGCGAGGGCGAGGTTCCGCGGCGTTTGGAATATGGCTGGCGCTACCGCGGCGGCAGCGGCCGACTCGCGCTCGAACCGGCCGGCGAGGCGTTGCCGCTGGCCGAGGGTTCGCACGAGCAGTACATCGCCGAGCACTACTGGGGCTACTCGCACCATCCCCGCGGCGGCGTCGAGTACGAGGTGGCCCACCCCTCATGGCAATACAGCCCCGGCCGGGCCGCCAGTTTTGAATGCGACCATGTCGCTGCCGTCTACGGCGAGCTGTGGGTCGAAGCGCTGAGCGGCCCGCCAACTTCCGCCTTTTGGGCCGACGGTTCCGCCGTCCGCGTCTACGCCGGCCAGCGAATCCACTAA
- a CDS encoding GNAT family N-acetyltransferase yields MSLAIRPAAEADLPAINAIYNHYVVTSTTTYDLAPLPLEDRQRWFAGRDKIHPVIVVTTQTSGIEKIVGWGSLNVFRSKPGYRFTVENSVYVHPDHQRQGIGSAIIQHQIQQAKELDLHAIVAGIGAEQTASIALHGKHGFVEVARFPEIGRKFDQWLDVVFMQRLIK; encoded by the coding sequence ATGTCCCTCGCCATTCGCCCCGCCGCCGAAGCCGACCTCCCGGCGATCAACGCTATCTACAACCACTACGTCGTCACCTCGACGACGACGTACGACCTCGCGCCACTGCCGCTCGAAGATCGTCAGCGTTGGTTCGCGGGCCGTGACAAAATTCACCCAGTGATCGTCGTCACCACGCAAACTAGCGGCATAGAAAAAATCGTCGGCTGGGGATCGCTCAACGTCTTCCGCTCAAAGCCGGGCTACCGCTTCACCGTCGAGAACTCGGTGTACGTTCACCCCGACCATCAGCGGCAAGGCATCGGCTCGGCGATCATTCAGCACCAGATTCAACAAGCGAAAGAACTCGACCTCCACGCGATCGTTGCCGGCATCGGCGCCGAGCAAACGGCCAGCATCGCCCTCCACGGAAAGCATGGCTTCGTCGAAGTCGCCAGATTCCCCGAGATCGGCCGCAAGTTCGACCAGTGGCTCGACGTGGTCTTCATGCAGCGACTAATCAAGTAG
- the ilvD gene encoding dihydroxy-acid dehydratase — translation MLNKISRHITQPKSQGASQAMLFGTGLTEEDMNRPQVGIASMWYDGNTCNMHLLNLAGEVKKGVQAAGMVGMRFNTIGVSDGISMGTSGMSYSLQSRDLIADSIETVMEAQWYDALVALPGCDKNMPGCLMAMGRLNRPAIMVYGGTIKPGFTSGKAATGGGGEKRDIVSAFQCYGEFLAGRITEEERKDIVRHSCPGAGACGGMYTANTMASAIEAMGMTLPYSSSIPAENPDKIGECLAAGKAIYKLLEMDLKPRDIMTRAAFENAMVVIMAVGGSTNGVLHLLAMARSVGVELTIDDFQAVSDRVPYLADLKPSGKFVQEELHEVGGTPAVMKMLLEHGLIDGTCKTVTGKTIAENLAPLPGLKKGQTIVHSLDKPLKASGHIRIMRGNLCPDGAVAKITGKEGLVFTGTARCFDSEEDMLHAMERKEIVKGDVIIIRYEGPQGGPGMPEMLTPTSAIMGAGLGADVALITDGRFSGGSHGFIVGHVTPEAQVGGPIALVQNGDKITLDAEANLITVDVSDAEFEKRRKAWKAPAFKATRGTLYKYIKNVKSASEGCVTDE, via the coding sequence ATGCTCAACAAAATCTCTCGCCACATCACGCAACCGAAGTCGCAGGGCGCCAGCCAGGCCATGTTGTTTGGCACCGGCCTCACCGAAGAGGACATGAATCGTCCGCAGGTCGGCATCGCGAGCATGTGGTACGACGGCAACACCTGCAACATGCACCTGCTCAACCTGGCGGGCGAAGTGAAGAAGGGCGTGCAGGCCGCCGGCATGGTAGGGATGCGGTTCAACACGATCGGCGTCAGCGACGGCATCTCGATGGGCACCAGCGGCATGAGCTACTCGCTCCAGTCGCGCGATCTCATTGCCGACTCGATCGAGACGGTGATGGAAGCGCAGTGGTACGACGCGCTGGTCGCCCTGCCCGGCTGCGATAAGAACATGCCGGGCTGTCTGATGGCGATGGGCCGGCTCAATCGTCCGGCGATCATGGTCTACGGCGGCACGATCAAGCCAGGCTTTACCTCGGGTAAAGCCGCCACCGGTGGTGGCGGTGAAAAGCGCGACATCGTGAGCGCGTTCCAGTGCTATGGCGAATTCCTCGCCGGCCGCATCACCGAGGAAGAACGCAAAGACATCGTCCGCCACAGCTGTCCCGGCGCCGGGGCGTGCGGCGGCATGTACACTGCCAACACGATGGCCTCGGCAATCGAAGCGATGGGCATGACGCTGCCGTACAGCAGCTCGATCCCCGCCGAGAATCCCGACAAAATCGGCGAGTGCCTCGCCGCGGGCAAGGCGATTTACAAACTGCTCGAAATGGATCTCAAGCCGCGCGACATCATGACTCGCGCCGCGTTCGAAAACGCGATGGTCGTCATCATGGCCGTCGGCGGTTCGACGAACGGCGTGCTGCACCTGCTGGCGATGGCTCGCTCGGTGGGCGTTGAACTCACCATCGACGACTTCCAAGCGGTGAGCGACCGCGTGCCCTATCTGGCCGACCTCAAGCCGAGCGGCAAGTTTGTCCAGGAAGAGCTGCACGAAGTCGGCGGCACGCCGGCCGTGATGAAGATGCTGCTCGAACACGGCCTCATCGACGGCACCTGCAAGACGGTGACCGGCAAGACCATCGCCGAGAACCTCGCCCCGCTGCCTGGCCTGAAGAAGGGCCAAACGATCGTCCACTCGCTAGACAAGCCGCTGAAGGCATCGGGCCACATCCGCATCATGCGCGGCAACCTCTGCCCCGACGGCGCCGTCGCGAAGATCACCGGCAAGGAAGGGCTCGTCTTCACCGGCACGGCCCGCTGCTTCGACAGCGAGGAAGACATGCTGCACGCGATGGAGCGGAAGGAAATCGTAAAGGGCGACGTGATCATCATCCGCTACGAAGGCCCGCAGGGGGGCCCCGGCATGCCGGAGATGCTCACCCCCACAAGCGCAATCATGGGCGCCGGCCTCGGCGCCGACGTCGCCCTCATCACCGACGGCCGGTTCAGCGGCGGCAGCCACGGATTTATTGTCGGCCACGTCACGCCGGAGGCCCAAGTCGGCGGGCCGATCGCCCTCGTGCAAAACGGCGACAAGATCACGCTCGACGCCGAGGCGAATCTCATTACGGTCGACGTGAGCGACGCAGAGTTCGAGAAGCGGCGGAAGGCGTGGAAGGCGCCGGCGTTCAAAGCCACCCGTGGCACGCTCTACAAGTACATCAAGAATGTGAAGAGCGCGAGCGAAGGCTGCGTGACGGACGAGTGA
- a CDS encoding prenyltransferase/squalene oxidase repeat-containing protein, whose amino-acid sequence MKAARIGLTTLLLLTPGFAATAHAQAAAVEAAAETADRAAVIADGIEYLRTAGQAADGTFTIQAGPGLTALALTALLRNDVPLDDPMVVKGFKALEGFVKPDGGIYGNGRIKNYETCVAILAFTEANADKRYDKIIADANKFVRGLQYGVAAGQEDQSNVWYGGVGYGGPERPDLSNTSYLIDALKAVDAPDDDEAIQRALVFVSRCQNLKSEYNETEFAGKVNDGGFFYVIPTEKVDPSEDESYTADGGLRSYGSMTYAGFKSLVYAGLTKEDPRVKAALEWIGKNYSVTENPGQGSAGLYYYYNTFGSALDAANLDAVVDAAGKSHDWRADLTAALAKQQNDDGSWANANRQWFENDKNLATSFALLALSHCNDETK is encoded by the coding sequence ATGAAAGCGGCACGCATCGGCCTCACCACCCTGCTTCTCCTCACTCCAGGCTTCGCGGCCACGGCGCACGCTCAAGCGGCTGCCGTTGAAGCGGCCGCTGAAACCGCCGATCGCGCCGCAGTGATCGCCGACGGCATCGAGTACCTCCGCACCGCCGGCCAGGCCGCAGACGGCACGTTCACCATCCAGGCTGGCCCCGGGCTCACCGCGCTCGCGCTCACCGCCCTGCTCCGCAACGACGTGCCGCTCGACGATCCGATGGTCGTAAAAGGCTTCAAGGCGCTCGAAGGCTTCGTCAAACCAGACGGCGGCATCTACGGCAACGGCCGCATCAAGAACTACGAAACCTGCGTCGCGATTCTCGCCTTCACCGAAGCGAACGCCGACAAGCGGTACGACAAGATCATCGCCGATGCGAACAAGTTCGTCCGCGGCCTGCAGTACGGCGTCGCGGCCGGGCAAGAAGACCAATCGAACGTCTGGTACGGCGGCGTCGGCTACGGCGGCCCCGAACGGCCCGATCTTTCGAACACCAGCTACCTGATCGACGCCCTCAAGGCGGTCGACGCTCCGGACGACGACGAAGCGATCCAACGGGCGCTCGTCTTCGTCTCACGCTGCCAGAACCTCAAGAGCGAATACAACGAAACCGAGTTCGCCGGCAAAGTGAACGACGGCGGTTTTTTCTATGTGATTCCGACCGAAAAGGTCGATCCCTCCGAGGACGAAAGCTACACGGCCGACGGCGGGCTGCGGAGCTACGGCTCGATGACCTACGCCGGCTTCAAGAGCCTCGTTTACGCCGGCCTCACGAAGGAAGACCCGCGCGTGAAGGCCGCCCTCGAGTGGATCGGCAAAAACTACTCCGTCACCGAGAACCCGGGCCAAGGCTCGGCCGGCCTCTACTACTACTACAACACGTTCGGCTCGGCGCTCGACGCCGCGAACCTCGACGCAGTCGTCGACGCCGCGGGCAAGTCGCACGATTGGCGGGCCGACCTTACCGCGGCGCTCGCGAAGCAGCAGAACGACGACGGCTCGTGGGCGAACGCGAACCGTCAATGGTTTGAGAACGACAAGAACCTGGCGACGTCGTTCGCGCTATTGGCGCTGTCGCACTGCAACGACGAAACGAAGTGA
- a CDS encoding S10 family peptidase, with the protein MTHRTTLASLLIATIALFAIVSPLSAKPNKEGGDKAKAADSKEESDDAGKEDEAKKDDEKKADGEPVVTHGTVTIDGKEIAYTATAGKMLIKSDDGTPKAHVFYVAYTKDEPKSEKSEKAAKNRKKNKKEKSDDEGEGEESEGEPQSDDEKDAADDAAEDDAPKTNRRPITFAFNGGPGSSSVWLHLGMLGPQRVKLDSDAGTLPPPHELIPNEYSLLDVTDIVFIDPVSTGFSRPAKGEDKKQFHGYDEDIRSVGQFIHDFTTKYGRWGSPKFLLGESYGGIRAAGLSGELQDRYHMYLNGVVLVSGVVDFQTLMAYGNNDVAYALFIPGYAATAWYHKALSDDLQKQTVEEVAAAAEKFAAGPYLRALMAGDSLPKERREEIVARMSELTGLSEEYIKASNLRVPMARFGKELLRKQGKIIGRFDSRYSGLALDEVESTTDYDPSASAVFGAFTSALNEYLRGTLKVEEDRVYEILTGNVHPWDYSEFTNRFVDASSTLRDAMIQNPYLKVFAATGYYDLATPAFAMKYTRDHLNLVPAVRDNFVIDHYHGGHMMYAHEPSLAKLRKDLVKFYDSALSNVQKEMAEADKR; encoded by the coding sequence ATGACTCACCGTACCACGCTCGCCTCGCTCCTCATCGCGACGATTGCCCTCTTTGCGATTGTCTCGCCACTCTCCGCCAAGCCGAACAAAGAGGGCGGGGACAAGGCGAAGGCCGCCGACTCCAAAGAAGAGTCTGATGACGCCGGCAAAGAAGATGAAGCGAAGAAGGACGACGAAAAGAAAGCCGACGGCGAACCAGTTGTCACGCACGGCACGGTGACGATCGACGGCAAGGAAATCGCCTACACCGCCACCGCCGGCAAGATGCTGATCAAGAGCGACGACGGTACGCCGAAGGCCCACGTCTTTTACGTCGCCTACACGAAGGACGAGCCGAAGTCGGAGAAGTCCGAGAAGGCCGCCAAGAACCGCAAGAAGAATAAGAAGGAAAAGAGCGACGACGAAGGGGAAGGCGAAGAATCAGAAGGCGAACCACAGTCTGATGACGAGAAAGATGCCGCCGATGACGCTGCCGAAGACGACGCCCCGAAAACCAACCGCCGCCCGATTACCTTCGCCTTCAACGGCGGCCCCGGCAGCTCGTCGGTCTGGCTCCATCTCGGCATGCTCGGCCCGCAGCGCGTGAAGCTCGACAGCGACGCCGGCACGCTCCCGCCGCCCCACGAGTTGATCCCCAACGAATACTCGCTGCTCGACGTTACCGACATCGTCTTCATCGACCCGGTGAGCACCGGCTTCAGCCGTCCCGCGAAGGGCGAAGACAAGAAGCAGTTCCACGGCTACGACGAAGACATCCGCAGCGTCGGCCAGTTTATCCACGACTTCACGACGAAGTACGGCCGGTGGGGTTCGCCGAAGTTCCTGCTCGGCGAGAGCTACGGCGGCATCCGCGCGGCCGGCCTCAGCGGCGAACTGCAAGACCGCTACCACATGTATCTCAACGGCGTCGTGCTCGTCTCGGGCGTCGTCGACTTCCAAACGCTGATGGCTTACGGCAACAACGACGTCGCCTACGCGTTGTTCATCCCCGGCTACGCCGCGACCGCTTGGTACCACAAAGCCCTGAGCGACGACCTGCAGAAGCAAACGGTCGAGGAAGTCGCCGCCGCTGCCGAGAAGTTCGCCGCCGGCCCCTACCTGCGGGCGTTGATGGCAGGCGATTCGCTGCCGAAGGAGCGTCGTGAAGAAATCGTCGCCCGTATGTCGGAGCTAACCGGCCTCTCGGAAGAATACATCAAAGCCTCGAATCTCCGCGTTCCGATGGCCCGCTTCGGCAAAGAGCTTCTCCGCAAGCAAGGCAAGATCATCGGCCGCTTCGATAGCCGCTACTCGGGCCTCGCCCTGGACGAGGTCGAGTCGACGACCGATTACGATCCGAGCGCCTCGGCCGTGTTCGGCGCGTTCACCTCCGCGCTGAACGAGTACCTCCGCGGCACGCTCAAGGTCGAGGAAGATCGCGTCTACGAAATCCTCACCGGCAACGTCCACCCGTGGGACTATAGCGAGTTCACTAACCGCTTCGTCGACGCCTCGAGCACGCTCCGCGACGCGATGATTCAGAACCCCTATCTAAAGGTGTTCGCCGCGACGGGTTACTACGACCTCGCCACGCCGGCGTTCGCGATGAAGTACACCCGCGACCACCTCAACCTCGTTCCCGCCGTCCGCGACAACTTCGTGATCGACCACTATCACGGCGGGCACATGATGTACGCCCATGAGCCGTCGCTGGCGAAGCTGCGCAAGGACTTGGTAAAATTCTACGACTCGGCCCTCTCGAACGTGCAGAAGGAAATGGCCGAGGCGGACAAGCGATAG
- a CDS encoding arylsulfatase, translating into MRIAILCFTAIAWLACSNLRADSPNKPPNIILIMADDLGRGELGCYGQTKIKTPRIDALARQGMRFTDFYSGSPLCAPSRCALMTGRHTGHSFIRDNGESGHWDWVAEKYDTPFTGQRPIPDETVTLAELLHSRGYATAATGKWGLGHYGTTGSPTTQGFDLFYGYYCQRHAHNHYPAFLWRNGEKETLEGNTGKDALGAIHSHDKFLENAKTFIREYRDGPFFLYMPVIIPHLAIQTTEQELAKYDGMPESPHKKQSHYAEHPRSHAGYAAMVSQLDTGVGEIVDLVAELGLDDDTIILFTSDNGPTYDRAGGADSDFFDSSAGLRGRKKEVYEGGIRIPLIARWAGKIKADSTETAPAAMWDLLPTLCDVAGAQPPADIDGIDLLPVLLGKAQPQTDRDFYWELPNNGGVQAVRHGNWKGVRTGLLAGPQSWQLYDLAADPKETTDVAAEHADVVAKIDAIARESHVPSKEFPFPTLDAAN; encoded by the coding sequence ATGCGCATCGCGATCTTGTGTTTTACGGCAATTGCTTGGCTGGCATGTTCTAATCTACGCGCAGACTCGCCGAACAAACCGCCGAACATCATCCTGATCATGGCCGACGATCTCGGCCGCGGCGAACTTGGCTGCTACGGCCAAACGAAAATCAAAACGCCGCGCATCGACGCACTCGCCCGCCAAGGGATGCGGTTCACCGATTTCTACTCCGGCTCGCCCCTGTGCGCCCCCTCGCGCTGCGCGCTGATGACCGGCCGCCACACCGGCCATAGCTTCATCCGCGATAACGGCGAATCCGGCCACTGGGATTGGGTTGCGGAGAAGTACGACACCCCTTTCACCGGCCAGCGCCCCATTCCCGACGAAACGGTCACCCTCGCTGAGCTCTTGCACAGTCGCGGCTACGCCACCGCCGCCACCGGCAAGTGGGGACTCGGCCACTACGGCACGACCGGCTCGCCGACGACGCAAGGTTTTGATCTCTTCTACGGCTACTATTGCCAGCGACACGCCCACAACCACTACCCTGCGTTCCTGTGGCGCAACGGCGAGAAGGAAACGCTGGAAGGCAACACGGGCAAAGATGCGCTCGGCGCCATCCACTCGCACGACAAGTTTCTTGAAAACGCCAAGACTTTCATCCGCGAATATCGCGACGGTCCGTTCTTCCTCTACATGCCGGTGATCATCCCGCACCTCGCCATCCAAACGACCGAGCAGGAACTCGCCAAGTACGACGGCATGCCGGAGTCGCCGCACAAGAAGCAGAGCCACTATGCCGAGCATCCTCGCTCTCACGCCGGTTACGCGGCGATGGTGAGCCAACTCGATACGGGCGTCGGCGAGATCGTCGATCTCGTCGCCGAGCTCGGGCTCGATGACGACACGATCATCCTCTTCACCAGCGACAACGGCCCGACCTACGACCGCGCCGGCGGCGCCGACTCCGACTTCTTCGATTCCTCCGCTGGCCTCCGCGGCCGGAAGAAAGAGGTGTACGAGGGGGGCATCCGCATTCCGCTGATCGCCCGCTGGGCCGGCAAGATCAAAGCCGACAGCACCGAAACCGCCCCCGCGGCGATGTGGGATTTGCTACCGACGCTGTGCGACGTCGCCGGCGCCCAGCCCCCGGCCGATATCGACGGCATCGACCTGCTGCCGGTCCTCCTCGGCAAAGCGCAGCCCCAGACCGATCGCGACTTCTACTGGGAACTCCCCAACAACGGCGGCGTCCAAGCCGTCCGCCACGGCAATTGGAAGGGCGTCCGCACCGGCCTCCTCGCAGGCCCGCAGTCGTGGCAGTTATACGACCTCGCCGCCGATCCCAAGGAAACGACCGACGTTGCCGCCGAGCATGCTGATGTGGTCGCCAAGATCGACGCGATCGCCCGCGAATCGCACGTGCCGTCGAAAGAGTTCCCCTTCCCGACGCTTGACGCGGCAAACTGA
- a CDS encoding lysophospholipid acyltransferase family protein: MPQATAPPAPLNNGLTIVDGAYQTPPGRASAIGRLLPSSFFYPRLYRNIFRSSAIARRGGYDDQAWIDTSSHILRSLEWVGFKFDVTGLHHIANVEGPCLIVGNHMSSLETGVLPALIRPIKPVTFVVKQALLDYPVFRHVMRARKPIAVTQTNPRADLKTMLTEGAAKLAEGTSIIVFPQGARRPTFDPTTFNSIGVKLAERSNVPIIPMALLTDGWPLGWPVSDFGRLQPTRTAHFAFGEPLRVTGRGADANATLIDFIQTHLRQWGFSGIEAPRTSG; the protein is encoded by the coding sequence ATGCCGCAAGCCACCGCCCCCCCTGCCCCGCTCAACAACGGCCTGACGATCGTCGACGGCGCCTACCAAACGCCACCCGGACGCGCGTCGGCCATCGGCCGGCTTCTTCCTTCGTCGTTCTTCTACCCGCGGCTTTATCGCAACATCTTCCGCTCGAGCGCCATCGCCCGCCGCGGCGGCTACGACGACCAGGCGTGGATCGATACCAGCTCGCACATCCTCCGCTCGCTCGAGTGGGTCGGCTTCAAGTTCGACGTCACCGGGCTGCATCACATCGCCAACGTCGAGGGTCCCTGCCTCATCGTCGGCAACCACATGAGCAGCCTGGAAACGGGCGTCCTCCCCGCGCTCATCCGACCGATCAAACCGGTGACGTTCGTCGTGAAGCAAGCGCTGCTCGATTACCCCGTCTTCCGTCACGTGATGCGCGCTCGCAAACCGATTGCGGTGACGCAAACCAACCCGCGAGCCGACTTGAAGACGATGCTCACCGAAGGCGCCGCGAAGCTCGCCGAAGGAACCTCGATCATCGTATTCCCGCAAGGCGCCCGCCGGCCAACCTTCGATCCGACGACGTTCAACTCGATCGGCGTGAAACTCGCCGAGCGTTCGAACGTACCGATTATTCCGATGGCGCTTCTCACCGACGGCTGGCCCCTCGGCTGGCCGGTCAGCGACTTCGGCCGCCTGCAACCGACCCGCACGGCCCACTTCGCCTTCGGCGAGCCGCTGCGGGTCACTGGCCGCGGCGCCGACGCCAACGCCACCCTCATCGACTTCATTCAGACCCATTTGCGGCAATGGGGCTTTTCTGGGATCGAAGCTCCGCGAACCTCGGGCTGA
- a CDS encoding sigma-70 family RNA polymerase sigma factor, whose product MDDASTISTAQARQLSILWTKAHPIVSTYFRASLCDFHQAEDLLQETAAAAAENFTNYDPSRSFTAWVLGVARNKLLQHHRTHAKDRHVFDDDAILKLADVYADMESEISAMHTALERCIERVDGRPRKLLEMRYVRELTPRKIATMTGMNSNAVSVMLHRVRRALRDCIERQTSAQPGPRPL is encoded by the coding sequence ATGGACGACGCCAGCACAATTTCCACCGCCCAAGCGCGGCAGTTGAGCATCTTGTGGACGAAAGCCCACCCGATCGTCTCGACGTATTTCCGCGCCTCGCTGTGCGACTTCCATCAGGCCGAAGACCTGCTGCAAGAAACCGCCGCCGCCGCCGCGGAAAACTTCACCAACTACGACCCCAGCCGGTCGTTCACCGCCTGGGTGCTCGGCGTCGCTCGCAACAAGCTGCTGCAGCACCACCGCACCCACGCCAAGGATCGCCACGTTTTCGACGACGACGCGATTCTGAAGCTCGCCGACGTCTACGCCGACATGGAGTCGGAAATCTCGGCGATGCACACGGCGCTCGAACGCTGCATCGAACGCGTCGACGGTCGCCCGCGGAAGCTCCTCGAAATGCGGTACGTCCGCGAACTGACGCCGCGTAAGATCGCCACGATGACCGGCATGAACTCGAACGCCGTCTCGGTGATGCTCCACCGCGTTCGCCGCGCACTTCGCGATTGCATTGAACGCCAAACCTCCGCCCAACCCGGCCCGCGGCCTCTCTAA